A region of Hoplias malabaricus isolate fHopMal1 chromosome 12, fHopMal1.hap1, whole genome shotgun sequence DNA encodes the following proteins:
- the upp2 gene encoding uridine phosphorylase 2 translates to MAPILLNCTRSEPNEYVESVQYVKNPHLDTMEEDILYHFNLSTKTHNLPAMFGDIKFVCVGGSANRMKSFAQFIHGELELPGNVEDILDVCEGTDRYSMYKVGPVLSISHGMGVPSISIMLHELIKLLYHARCRDVILFRIGTSGGIGLAPGTVVITDKAVDSFFRPQFEQVVLGKVIIRSTELDEEVASELLQCSKELSKFPAVIGNTMCTHDFYEGQGRLDGALCSFSTEEKFEYLRKAHEAGVRNIEMESTVFAAMSRVCNLKAAVICVTLLNRFEGDQISTPHDVLVEYQQRPQSLVAHFIKKRLGLVA, encoded by the exons ATGGCACCAATTCTTCTGAACTGCACGAGGTCAGAACCCAACGAATACGTAGA ATCGGTGCAATATGTGAAAAACCCACATCTGGACACGATGGAGGAGGACATCCTTTACCACTTCAACCTCAGCACCAAGACCCACAACCTGCCGGCCATGTTCGGAGACATAAAG tttgtgtgtgttggaggaAGTGCCAACCGGATGAAATCTTTCGCTCAGTTCATCCACGGGGAGCTGGAGCTACCAGGTAACGTGGAAGACATTCTGGACGTATGTGAAGGGACTGACCGCTACTCCATGTACAAAGTGGGACCTGTGCTCTCCATCAGT CATGGCATGGGTGTGCCCTCCATCTCCATAATGCTGCATGAGCTCATCAAGCTGCTGTACCATGCTCGCTGCCGTGATGTCATTCTCTTCCGCATAGGAACCTCTGGGGGCATCG gtcTTGCCCCAGGCACGGTGGTGATCACTGATAAAGCAGTGGACTCCTTCTTCCGGCCCCAGTTTGAGCAGGTGGTTCTGGGTAAAGTGATCATCAGGAGCACAGAGCTGGACGAGGAGGTGGCCAGTGAGCTCCTGCAGTGCTCTAAGGAGCTGTCCAAATTCCCAGCGGTCATCGGAAACACCATGTGCACCCACGACTTTTATGAAG GTCAGGGCCGTTTGGACGGTGCTCTGTGCTCATTTTCCACTGAAGAGAAGTTTGAGTATCTCAGGAAGGCTCATGAAGCTGGTGTCAGGAATATCGAGATGGAGTCCACAGTATTTGCTGCCATGAGCCGTGTCTGCAACCTTAAAG CTGCGGTGATCTGTGTGACTCTGCTGAACCGGTTTGAAGGAGATCAGATCTCCACACCTCACGATGTTCTGGTGGAGTACCAGCAGAGACCCCAGAGCCTAGTGGCCCACTTCATCAAGAAACGCCTGGGACTCGTCGCATAA